A stretch of the Gossypium hirsutum isolate 1008001.06 chromosome D07, Gossypium_hirsutum_v2.1, whole genome shotgun sequence genome encodes the following:
- the LOC107954441 gene encoding LOW QUALITY PROTEIN: pentatricopeptide repeat-containing protein At5g16420, mitochondrial-like (The sequence of the model RefSeq protein was modified relative to this genomic sequence to represent the inferred CDS: inserted 1 base in 1 codon) produces the protein MMRRTQPLHRRLLTGLLHQNTTFRSFTSVDLSTVDPSSPLLQYYTVTPPIKPWPQRLHPKRLVSMINRQQNLDLALQIFLYAGKFHPNFCHNFDTYQSIIXKLSRARAFEPMESLISQLQNSQIKCGENLFITVIRNYGLASLPKLAVKTFLRIENFNVQRSVRSLNTLLNVLIQNKRYDLVHLMFKSSKTKFNVIPNVFTGNILIKALCQKNDVEAAYKVLDEMPAMGMVPNLVTYTTILGGYLARGDMRNGKRVFQELLDRGWIPDATTYTVLMDGYCKLGKFNEAVKVMDEMEENGVAPNEVTYGVMIEAFCKEKKSGEALNMFDDMLQRKYIPSSSLSCKVIDLLCEEGRVEEGCYLWKKMLKNDCLPDNAILSTLIHWLCKEGKVWEARKIFDEFEKGSVPSLLTYNTLINGMCEKGEMSEAGKLWDDMVEKGCNPNVFTYNILIKGFCKIGNATEGIRILEEMLDKGCLPNKATYNILIEVLQGMGKEGEVEKVVSMAMSSGRVDRSSWDLFLTKIVGKLNNGVDLLHQLLETAN, from the exons ATGATGCGTCGTACACAACCGCTGCACCGCCGATTACTGACCGGACTCCTCCATCAAAACACCACTTTCCGATCTTTCACCAGTGTTGACCTTTCAACCGTTGATCCTTCCTCCCCACTCCTCCAGTACTACACCGTTACACCCCCAATTAAACCTTGGCCACAACGCCTCCATCCAAAGCGCCTCGTCTCCATGATCAATCGCCAACAAAACCTCGATCTCGCCCTCCAAATCTTCCTCTACGCTGGGAAGTTCCACCCCAACTTTTGCCATAATTTCGACACCTACCAATCCATCA CAAAACTCTCTCGTGCACGTGCCTTCGAACCCATGGAATCCCTCATATCTCAGCTCCAAAATTCACAAATCAAATGCGGCGAAAATCTTTTTATCACTGTTATCCGAAATTACGGCCTCGCTTCCCTTCCAAAATTGGCTGTAAAAACCTTTCTGCGGATCGAAAACTTCAACGTGCAACGATCTGTTCGATCATTAAACACTTTGTTAAACGTTTTGATTCAAAACAAACGGTACGATTTGGTTCACCTAATGTTCAAAAGCAGCAAAACAAAATTTAACGTGATACCGAATGTTTTTACTGGCAATATCTTGATCAAAGCTCTTTGTCAGAAAAACGACGTCGAAGCCGCATATAAAGTGCTTGATGAAATGCCTGCGATGGGAATGGTACCAAATTTGGTTACTTACACGACAATTCTCGGTGGATATTTGGCGAGGGGCGATATGCGAAACGGGAAGAGGGTTTTTCAGGAGTTACTAGACAGAGGGTGGATTCCTGATGCAACGACGTATACGGTTTTAATGGACGGGTATTGTAAATTGGGAAAGTTCAATGAAGCTGTTAAAGTGATGGATGAAATGGAGGAAAATGGTGTTGCTCCAAATGAGGTTACTTATGGAGTTATGATTGAGGCCTTCTGTAAAGAGAAGAAATCCGGGGAAGCGCTTAACATGTTCGACGATATGCTTCAGAGAAAGTATATCCCCAGTTCTTCGCTTTCTTGTAAAGTAATTGATCTGTTGTGTGAAGAAGGCAGAGTGGAGGAAGGTTGTTATTTGTGGAAGAAGATGTTGAAAAATGATTGTTTGCCGGATAATGCAATATTGAGTACATTGATTCATTGGCTCTGTAAGGAAGGGAAAGTTTGGGAGGCTAGGAAAATATTTGATGAGTTCGAGAAAGGTTCAGTTCCAAGTTTATTGACGTATAACACTTTAATTAATGGCATGTGTGAGAAAGGAGAAATGAGTGAGGCGGGGAAGTTGTGGGATGATATGGTGGAAAAAGGGTGTAATCCAAATGTGTTCACCTACAATATATTGATTAAAGGATTTTGTAAGATTGGTAATGCGACGGAGGGGATTAGAATTCTGGAGGAAATGCTGGATAAAGGCTGTTTGCCAAATAAAGCAACATACAATATATTGATTGAAGTGCTTCAGGGTATGGGAAAGGAAGGTGAAGTTGAGAAAGTTGTTTCAATGGCTATGTCAAGTGGGAGAGTTGATAGGAGTTCTTGGGATCTATTTTTAACCAAGATTGTTGGCAAACTGAATAATGGGGTTGATCTTCTTCATCAGTTGTTGGAGACTGCTAACTAA